The Lysinibacillus pakistanensis genome includes a window with the following:
- a CDS encoding DinB family protein, with translation MDVRTLLLQQWASCLDKEDWFPPLDKVLENITLEQAIWKPVEGAHSIWELVCHLLFYEKRILLRFLGETANEPKAENNDATYRLPTETFPNWKETKQEYFSVHRELEKILAKSELEDLYRPIPDDNPLVLELKSLAMHNAYHIGQIVFLSKMQGAWAGKRSF, from the coding sequence ATGGATGTAAGGACACTTTTGTTACAACAATGGGCAAGCTGCTTAGATAAAGAAGACTGGTTTCCACCACTTGACAAAGTACTAGAGAATATTACTTTGGAACAGGCAATTTGGAAACCAGTTGAGGGGGCACATTCCATTTGGGAATTAGTTTGTCATTTACTTTTCTATGAAAAGAGAATTCTGTTACGCTTTCTTGGTGAAACAGCAAATGAACCAAAGGCAGAAAATAATGACGCTACATATCGATTACCAACTGAGACCTTTCCAAATTGGAAGGAAACAAAACAAGAATACTTTTCTGTTCATCGTGAACTTGAAAAAATACTAGCAAAATCAGAACTAGAAGATTTGTATAGACCTATTCCCGATGACAATCCATTAGTGCTTGAACTGAAGAGTTTAGCAATGCACAACGCATATCATATTGGGCAAATTGTATTCCTCAGTAAAATGCAAGGAGCCTGGGCAGGGAAACGCAGCTTTTAA
- a CDS encoding DMT family transporter produces the protein MFKKFDFKIISAHLVTIILWASAFPGIRVALSAYSPEHISLFRLLVGSFVLIIIAVITKTPLPELKDIPIILLLGFSGFTVYQVALNYGEQTISAGIASLLVSTTPIFTALLAVFFYREKLGLWGWLGSLIGLCGVAFISVGDSNESFSLNSGVIIVLIASLSESIYFVFQHRYLKKYGAIPFTMYAIWSGTFFMLLFSPGLSEAIMAAPLNTTLVILYLGIFPTIIPYFTLAYVTSRTGAAEATSTLYLTSVFAFLIAWIWLGEVPQFSAVTGGLITLIGVFIANIKKEEMIKENNNAQSLN, from the coding sequence ATGTTTAAAAAATTTGATTTTAAGATTATTTCTGCTCATTTGGTAACAATCATTTTATGGGCATCAGCTTTTCCAGGAATACGAGTTGCATTGTCAGCCTATTCGCCTGAACATATATCACTTTTTCGATTATTAGTCGGCTCATTTGTCTTAATCATCATAGCAGTTATTACAAAAACCCCTTTGCCTGAGTTAAAAGATATCCCTATTATTTTATTACTTGGCTTTTCAGGTTTCACCGTGTATCAAGTAGCACTAAATTATGGAGAGCAAACGATTAGTGCTGGGATTGCGAGTTTACTTGTTTCAACAACTCCGATATTCACTGCTTTGTTAGCTGTATTCTTTTATCGTGAGAAGCTTGGATTATGGGGATGGCTTGGTTCACTTATTGGTCTTTGTGGTGTAGCATTTATTTCTGTTGGAGATTCAAATGAAAGTTTTTCACTTAATTCTGGGGTTATTATCGTTTTAATAGCATCCCTTTCAGAAAGTATTTATTTTGTTTTTCAACATCGATATCTAAAAAAGTATGGGGCTATTCCCTTTACGATGTACGCAATTTGGTCAGGTACATTTTTTATGCTACTTTTCTCACCTGGCCTAAGTGAAGCAATTATGGCTGCCCCGTTAAATACAACATTAGTCATTTTGTATCTTGGAATCTTTCCAACAATCATTCCTTATTTTACTCTAGCTTATGTTACCTCACGAACTGGAGCAGCTGAAGCAACAAGTACACTTTATTTAACCTCTGTTTTTGCATTTCTTATCGCATGGATCTGGCTTGGTGAAGTTCCACAATTTTCTGCAGTAACTGGGGGCTTAATTACTTTAATAGGTGTATTTATTGCAAACATAAAAAAAGAAGAAATGATTAAAGAAAATAACAATGCTCAAAGTTTAAACTAG
- a CDS encoding PLP-dependent aminotransferase family protein, with product MKKPKYQLIIDFIKEKIAKGEWAIGSPIPSQRNLAKQFEVNRSTVITALEELMAEGLLEGKAGKETVVTNNTWTLMGAKSSTNWNENVTLGIHKPSVSMVQEINEAESNTNLIQLSKGELSPEMFPLEEMKFIVQKISNQLTSFGYEEPKGNINLRQAISDYLKVRGIEASPSSILVVSGAIQALHLISIGLLKRGSTVLLEMPSYLYSLTVFESAGMELQGLAMDKEGLIIDSIYLTKEKGKNILYTIPTFHNPTGALMQEKRREKLIAYCEREQLPVIEDDVYHDLWIDNPPPKPLKARDLYGNVLYVGSLSKTLSPGLRIGWIVGSESVINRLADLKMQSDYGSSTLSQLVAAEWLSSNFYDSHLDKVREQLRIRRKVALDALDKYLSPYATWDIPKGGLFIWVKIKPEFKVKRLFEKAFSNNILLNPGSIYAEKSGQFIRISYGYASLDEIKVGIFKLSEIIKMK from the coding sequence ATGAAAAAACCAAAATATCAATTGATTATTGATTTTATAAAAGAAAAAATTGCTAAAGGGGAGTGGGCGATCGGAAGTCCCATACCAAGTCAACGTAATTTGGCAAAACAGTTTGAGGTTAATCGTAGTACAGTCATAACGGCGTTAGAGGAGCTGATGGCAGAAGGGCTACTAGAAGGTAAAGCTGGGAAGGAAACAGTCGTCACCAATAATACTTGGACTTTGATGGGGGCAAAATCATCGACTAACTGGAATGAAAACGTCACTTTAGGCATTCATAAACCCAGTGTATCTATGGTGCAGGAGATTAACGAGGCTGAATCGAATACGAATCTTATTCAATTGAGTAAGGGGGAGCTATCACCAGAAATGTTCCCCTTAGAAGAGATGAAATTCATCGTTCAAAAGATATCGAATCAATTGACCTCGTTTGGCTATGAAGAGCCAAAAGGAAATATAAATTTACGACAAGCCATTAGTGACTATTTAAAGGTAAGGGGTATCGAAGCATCACCTTCGTCCATTCTCGTAGTTTCAGGTGCGATCCAAGCTTTACATTTAATTTCAATTGGATTACTAAAAAGAGGTTCTACGGTATTGCTAGAGATGCCGTCCTATCTTTACTCGTTGACTGTTTTTGAGTCTGCGGGGATGGAGTTGCAAGGATTAGCGATGGACAAGGAGGGGCTAATCATTGATTCAATTTATTTGACAAAGGAAAAAGGAAAAAATATTTTATATACGATTCCAACCTTTCATAATCCTACAGGCGCCTTAATGCAAGAAAAGAGACGAGAGAAATTAATTGCCTATTGTGAAAGAGAGCAGCTGCCAGTTATAGAAGATGATGTGTACCACGATTTATGGATTGATAACCCACCACCTAAACCACTAAAAGCAAGGGACCTTTATGGAAATGTATTATATGTTGGGAGTTTATCAAAAACCCTTAGTCCAGGATTACGAATTGGCTGGATAGTTGGCTCGGAGTCAGTTATTAATCGATTAGCGGATTTAAAAATGCAATCCGATTATGGATCAAGTACTCTTTCCCAGCTCGTTGCCGCAGAGTGGTTATCTAGTAATTTCTATGATAGTCATCTTGATAAAGTAAGAGAACAACTTAGGATTCGTAGAAAAGTTGCTTTAGATGCACTGGATAAATATTTGAGTCCTTATGCTACGTGGGACATCCCAAAAGGTGGATTGTTCATATGGGTAAAAATAAAACCCGAATTCAAAGTAAAAAGGCTATTTGAAAAAGCATTTTCCAACAATATTCTTCTAAATCCCGGTAGTATTTATGCTGAAAAGTCAGGACAGTTTATACGAATCTCTTATGGGTATGCTTCACTCGATGAAATAAAAGTAGGCATCTTCAAATTAAGTGAAATAATAAAAATGAAATAG
- a CDS encoding helix-turn-helix domain-containing protein, producing MIGMNIRVLRKRHKLSQEQLAEKVNVSRQTIAKWENEEALPDIYKCKILGDIFQVTVDQLSRNMNEEEANQISPKGKQFFGVVKVGERGQIVIPKQAREMYQIHAGDKLVVLGEDETKGIAVLKSDDFLEFAEMIRNAESKDEVE from the coding sequence ATGATTGGTATGAATATTCGTGTTTTGCGTAAAAGGCATAAACTAAGTCAAGAACAATTGGCTGAAAAGGTAAACGTATCACGGCAGACCATAGCGAAATGGGAAAACGAGGAAGCTCTACCAGATATTTATAAATGTAAGATACTCGGTGATATTTTTCAAGTAACCGTAGATCAATTATCTCGCAATATGAATGAAGAAGAAGCAAACCAGATCAGTCCTAAAGGGAAGCAGTTCTTTGGTGTTGTGAAGGTAGGAGAACGCGGACAGATTGTAATTCCAAAACAGGCACGTGAAATGTATCAGATACATGCAGGTGATAAACTGGTTGTTTTGGGAGAGGATGAAACAAAAGGAATTGCTGTCTTAAAAAGTGACGACTTCCTAGAATTTGCAGAGATGATTCGAAATGCGGAATCGAAGGATGAGGTCGAATGA
- a CDS encoding macrolide family glycosyltransferase has translation MSKIVFFSLPAHGHTNPTIPVVTELIKKGHQVWYYSFLEFQEKIEDTGALFMACDEFLPKVSHKELDHKVGKDFATLIEVAADTTIALDKKVCKELREIQPDCIVSDSLCIWGKLFAEKLGIPYICSTTSFAFNQYTAKLMKRGFMEVWRMIVGMRRINRKIKLLNDYGYRVENFVSLVQNDNETDTIVYTSKEFQPMADTFSERYAFVGPSIRQSVPIQNDKRVRKVIYISLGTILNQNQDFYQNCLKAFGKTDYDVVMSVGEKTEISSLDSVPENFIVKNAVDQISVLQKADVFITHCGMNSTNESLYFGVPMVLFPQHSEQRMVADRVAQLGAGLKLNRKNPKYLATAVAEVLTNRAYQEEAQKLSESFRKAGGALEAANVILSKIGEKS, from the coding sequence ATGAGTAAAATCGTCTTTTTTTCGTTACCCGCACATGGTCATACTAACCCAACTATTCCGGTAGTAACCGAATTAATAAAGAAAGGTCATCAAGTTTGGTATTATTCCTTTTTAGAATTTCAGGAAAAAATAGAAGACACTGGTGCTTTATTTATGGCTTGTGATGAATTCTTACCTAAAGTTTCACATAAAGAATTGGACCATAAGGTTGGCAAAGATTTTGCAACATTGATTGAAGTGGCAGCGGATACAACGATTGCTTTGGATAAAAAGGTGTGTAAAGAATTAAGGGAAATTCAGCCAGACTGCATTGTATCTGACTCTTTATGTATTTGGGGAAAATTATTTGCTGAGAAACTAGGAATTCCATATATTTGTTCGACTACTTCGTTTGCCTTTAATCAGTATACAGCAAAATTAATGAAGCGGGGTTTCATGGAAGTCTGGAGAATGATTGTAGGTATGCGGAGGATTAACAGAAAAATTAAACTATTAAACGATTATGGTTATCGAGTAGAGAATTTTGTATCGTTAGTTCAAAATGATAATGAAACGGACACCATTGTTTACACGTCGAAAGAATTTCAGCCGATGGCGGATACCTTTTCTGAGCGCTATGCCTTTGTTGGACCATCCATAAGGCAGTCTGTACCGATACAGAATGATAAAAGAGTTAGAAAAGTAATCTACATCTCTCTTGGAACTATACTAAATCAGAATCAGGATTTTTACCAAAACTGTCTCAAAGCATTTGGAAAGACAGACTATGATGTTGTGATGTCAGTTGGCGAAAAAACTGAGATTTCGTCTCTTGATAGCGTACCAGAAAATTTCATAGTGAAAAACGCTGTGGATCAGATCTCGGTATTACAGAAAGCAGATGTATTTATTACCCACTGCGGGATGAATAGTACGAATGAAAGTCTATATTTTGGAGTTCCAATGGTTTTATTTCCGCAACATAGCGAACAAAGAATGGTAGCTGACCGAGTTGCCCAGCTCGGTGCAGGATTAAAACTTAATAGAAAAAATCCAAAGTATTTAGCAACAGCGGTAGCTGAAGTGCTTACAAATCGAGCATATCAGGAAGAAGCGCAGAAACTGTCAGAAAGCTTTAGGAAAGCTGGTGGTGCGTTAGAAGCTGCCAATGTGATCCTGAGCAAAATTGGAGAGAAATCTTAA
- a CDS encoding ABC transporter permease — MFTMRSIAVKLFRAAWSNVLTSISIITISICLVMTMSVYIYNANTQMKEEIQALIGEMDLMVGYNPEQNKLLTKSQIESFEEIYGVTKVSSVSLAHTIVENEKSTNFYTVGVENDDLVKSRYHFTVNLGPKDIVITENVARLFKKEVGDKLNITFNKTIGDEIEAEIDNFTIQEILPALKGTDSPNMILLQNDVLKTWMDFSDDQTAGMFALFSTENNMATSVGMELKLLDETLRVDIMSDYDEFKKNFQALMIFMIVLSFFILLISSVLLLSTFQLLFYKIKEQLMVLRALGASTKQIRTIVQLQLSSIVIFGVLLGITVSLLVIKSWLPQLIDLMKLPSARTDLPIVFVLIIGVSSFLILQFITQWQVRKSASLLPLQIATENETLSLRWTKWKTIIVSSFTVISLFLFLNAKFTDKGSGKSALLFLIATLLLCGILLFIMPYLFTALLNISLKPIRVVFGKEAYLACQQLMPQVRKNMPIVLSIIGLMVILVFGSSLFKSVQQTSYQYINSQYEASIKIDNELYDPTFKSDLVKEIESLPSVSYAFAKSDNSFIALQLENEWIPENYTTVDFEKYIQLGKLNKISGHYKNGVLIAEKFAKQHHLSVGDSVTIGKFDYTLQQYITSGQLQIIGIIDSPIQHANLVMDWSSTLIEIEKPVVTTIMVEADNTEQALADLTYLQERWPALKLTDKESIIQQNDEMTYQRWSLFVGVFMILIAATCLGVLQTLLHSIYAKRSDYAIQRLIGISPNGLIKLILTQVLSFVFYGLAVGTILGLVLTRLLGFIDEGSTVYYDFFTLGMTSLVFLGATLIVFTLQGYWISRRKLANEIIEI; from the coding sequence ATGTTTACGATGCGTAGCATTGCCGTGAAGCTATTTCGAGCAGCTTGGTCAAATGTATTAACAAGTATTAGTATCATCACGATTTCTATTTGTCTTGTAATGACAATGAGCGTTTATATATATAATGCTAACACACAAATGAAGGAAGAAATTCAAGCGCTTATTGGTGAGATGGATTTGATGGTCGGCTATAATCCTGAGCAAAATAAGCTATTAACAAAGAGCCAAATTGAAAGTTTCGAAGAAATCTATGGTGTGACAAAAGTGTCAAGTGTGTCACTAGCTCATACAATCGTTGAAAATGAAAAAAGCACAAATTTTTATACGGTTGGCGTTGAAAATGATGATCTAGTGAAAAGCCGCTATCATTTTACTGTTAATCTTGGCCCGAAAGATATTGTCATTACTGAAAATGTGGCACGTCTCTTTAAGAAAGAGGTTGGCGATAAACTAAACATTACTTTTAATAAAACAATTGGAGATGAAATTGAAGCAGAAATAGACAACTTTACGATACAAGAAATTCTTCCTGCTTTGAAAGGCACAGATAGTCCTAATATGATTCTTCTGCAAAATGATGTCCTAAAAACATGGATGGATTTTAGTGACGATCAAACTGCTGGCATGTTTGCCTTATTTAGTACAGAAAATAACATGGCAACCTCTGTTGGTATGGAATTAAAACTGCTTGATGAAACTTTACGCGTTGATATTATGAGTGACTATGATGAATTTAAGAAAAATTTCCAGGCTTTAATGATTTTTATGATTGTGCTGTCATTTTTTATACTACTCATTTCAAGTGTCCTATTGCTGTCAACGTTCCAGCTGTTATTTTATAAAATTAAAGAACAATTAATGGTTTTAAGAGCACTCGGTGCCTCCACAAAACAAATACGAACTATTGTACAATTGCAGCTATCTTCCATTGTCATTTTTGGTGTATTGCTTGGCATTACCGTCAGCTTGCTCGTTATTAAAAGTTGGTTACCACAATTGATTGACTTAATGAAATTACCAAGCGCACGAACAGATTTACCAATTGTTTTTGTGCTTATCATTGGCGTGTCTAGTTTTTTAATTCTACAATTCATTACGCAGTGGCAAGTTAGAAAAAGTGCGAGTTTATTGCCTTTACAAATTGCGACAGAGAATGAAACCTTAAGTTTGCGCTGGACAAAATGGAAAACAATTATCGTGAGCAGCTTTACAGTCATATCCCTATTTTTATTTTTAAATGCGAAATTCACAGATAAAGGGAGCGGTAAAAGTGCCTTATTATTTTTAATAGCGACACTACTTCTTTGTGGGATATTGCTGTTTATCATGCCATACCTGTTTACAGCTTTGTTAAACATTTCATTAAAGCCAATACGGGTAGTCTTTGGCAAAGAAGCTTACTTAGCCTGTCAGCAACTTATGCCACAAGTACGTAAAAATATGCCAATTGTCCTGAGTATTATTGGATTAATGGTTATATTGGTATTTGGCAGCTCATTATTTAAATCTGTACAACAAACTTCCTATCAATATATTAATTCTCAATATGAAGCTTCCATTAAAATTGATAATGAATTATATGATCCAACATTTAAATCTGATTTGGTTAAAGAAATTGAATCATTGCCGAGCGTGTCCTATGCCTTTGCAAAGAGCGATAATTCTTTTATTGCACTACAGCTTGAAAATGAATGGATACCAGAAAACTATACAACCGTTGATTTCGAAAAATATATTCAATTGGGGAAGCTTAATAAGATTAGCGGTCATTATAAAAATGGAGTATTAATAGCAGAGAAATTTGCTAAACAACACCATCTATCTGTTGGTGATAGTGTAACAATAGGTAAATTTGATTATACACTGCAGCAATATATCACTTCAGGTCAATTGCAAATTATCGGTATTATTGATTCACCGATTCAGCATGCCAATTTAGTAATGGATTGGTCTTCTACTTTGATAGAGATTGAAAAACCTGTAGTGACCACTATTATGGTAGAAGCCGATAATACAGAACAAGCTCTAGCTGATCTTACCTATTTACAAGAACGTTGGCCTGCCTTGAAATTAACGGATAAAGAATCTATTATTCAGCAGAATGATGAAATGACTTACCAACGTTGGAGTCTGTTTGTGGGTGTCTTTATGATTTTAATTGCTGCTACTTGTCTTGGTGTATTACAGACATTGCTGCATTCCATTTATGCCAAACGTAGTGACTATGCCATTCAACGACTTATTGGTATTTCTCCAAATGGTTTGATAAAGCTGATTTTGACACAAGTGCTGTCATTTGTATTCTATGGACTGGCAGTTGGTACCATTCTTGGCCTAGTGTTGACCAGATTGCTGGGCTTTATTGATGAGGGATCAACGGTGTATTATGATTTCTTTACCTTAGGTATGACAAGTCTCGTCTTTTTAGGAGCAACACTCATTGTCTTTACTTTACAAGGCTACTGGATTAGTAGAAGAAAATTAGCGAATGAAATAATTGAAATATAA
- a CDS encoding ABC transporter ATP-binding protein, with amino-acid sequence MSKVFQQKHHTVQALKNIHCTIYQGEMVAIMGTSGSGKSTLLNMISAIDEPTEGALFLFGEEAHDIYQEPNASKFRKENIGFIFQSFHLLKDLSVEDNIALPLILNDLPSKDIKVRVQHMMEKLNIAAWAKHRPSELSGGQKQRVAIARAVIANPPILLADEPTGALDVNTTDEILELLVDLQKNMNQTILLVTHDPYVATYANRVLFFHDGAIVDSYQNQQTADDLDCILAKFKLITRGDL; translated from the coding sequence ATGTCTAAAGTCTTCCAGCAAAAGCATCATACAGTACAAGCATTGAAAAATATCCATTGTACCATTTACCAAGGCGAAATGGTTGCTATTATGGGAACAAGCGGGTCTGGTAAAAGTACATTGTTAAATATGATTAGTGCCATTGATGAGCCAACTGAAGGTGCACTCTTTTTATTTGGCGAGGAAGCCCATGATATTTATCAGGAGCCAAATGCATCCAAATTCCGTAAAGAAAATATCGGTTTTATTTTTCAATCCTTTCATCTGTTAAAAGATTTATCAGTTGAAGATAATATCGCACTTCCACTTATCCTCAATGACTTGCCAAGTAAAGACATAAAAGTGCGTGTCCAGCACATGATGGAAAAGCTTAATATTGCCGCATGGGCAAAGCATCGCCCAAGTGAGCTGTCAGGGGGGCAAAAGCAACGAGTCGCTATAGCTCGTGCCGTTATAGCAAATCCCCCTATCCTGCTGGCAGATGAGCCGACTGGTGCACTGGATGTAAATACAACGGATGAAATTTTGGAACTTTTAGTAGACTTGCAAAAAAATATGAATCAGACGATATTACTTGTCACACATGATCCTTATGTTGCTACCTATGCGAATCGTGTATTATTCTTCCATGATGGGGCTATTGTGGATTCCTATCAGAATCAGCAAACGGCAGATGATTTGGATTGTATTTTAGCGAAGTTCAAGCTAATTACTAGGGGTGATCTATAA
- a CDS encoding sigma-70 family RNA polymerase sigma factor — protein MAYVYVQNENDAVEVFQQTIIRAYEGLPQLKEPHYFSTWLTRIIINVCKTYIAKKNTVQLVEPHTLEDFTSTTPTYIEEELDLWHSLCKLEEKYKTVLLLRFYQDYSVKDIAAILQYPEGTVKTNIRRGLQALRQQLKGAYIDEWVQSIERGH, from the coding sequence ATGGCTTATGTCTATGTACAAAATGAAAATGACGCCGTAGAGGTTTTTCAGCAAACAATTATTCGTGCCTATGAGGGACTTCCTCAGTTAAAGGAGCCACACTATTTTTCAACCTGGCTAACGCGCATTATTATTAATGTTTGTAAAACCTATATAGCAAAGAAAAATACAGTACAGCTTGTGGAGCCACATACTTTAGAGGATTTTACTAGTACAACACCTACATATATCGAAGAGGAGCTGGATCTTTGGCATTCTCTCTGTAAGCTTGAGGAAAAATATAAAACTGTTCTCCTACTCCGTTTTTACCAGGATTACTCAGTAAAAGATATTGCCGCAATTTTACAATATCCTGAGGGCACTGTAAAAACAAATATACGACGAGGTTTACAGGCTTTACGACAACAATTAAAGGGGGCATATATAGATGAATGGGTTCAATCCATTGAAAGAGGTCATTGA